The following nucleotide sequence is from Cicer arietinum cultivar CDC Frontier isolate Library 1 chromosome 2, Cicar.CDCFrontier_v2.0, whole genome shotgun sequence.
cacaccttgttgccctcgaaaaaaagattcccaaggacaaatcagttacatctcccgaaaaggtttgtcacatttattgcctaaggttttttattttttcagattcaataaactaacattttacctcatttttgtaggtccaaataaataaaccacccctacagccaaaaaaaggcagcagacctcaaaaattggaggttaatagggctgccaaactacaaaggctggagggtaataaagctgcaaaacttgcagcaacaaaaaatctggatcggggaaaatcggtcgctgctgctgctgctcctaataaaagtcagccacgccttggtaaatacggggcgtgtcttgacatccaaataaaaaggaacatgggcagcagcaacgattcgcccattgtacaaatgaatcaagacatctttggagatgagtatattgaatacctcgaaaaggagcaaatgtacgatcttctcgaacataaggagctgagtgttactgtaatcagcttgtacataaggtaaaaaatacttttaattgcatttatttgtaattaattaaatgtattggtaattaatctagtttaaaattttcattgaaggtttttgtacgagaaggtcgtgtgcacgaggaaactgtcaaataaatactcattcttgtctccgcataagatgtcgatgttcaaactcgatccagacaatgtaaaacactacattgtagatatgtttttaagaaataaagaaagtgataaattgttcttggcaccatataattcagggtacgtaattttatcttttttaattgatgagaatttaatttattagttgtctataaacaaaattgcttaaccaattttttgttgttgtagggcacattgggtgctatttgcaatcaatgcggtctctgaagtgatatactatttggatcccgtgcacggcgattacaccaatcaccccggaataaagaatatgctcgacacgtaagtaatattcatttatttcttacatatatatatttatatatatatatatataaatatatatatgtaagaaataaatgaatattacttacgtgtcgagcatattctttattccggggtgattggtgtaatcgccgtgcacgggatccaaatagtatatcacttcagagaccgcattgattgcaaatagcacccaatgtgccctacaacaacaaaaaattggttaagcaattttgtttatagacaactaataaattaaattctcatcaattaaaaaagataaaattacgtaccctgaattatatggtgccaagaacaatttatcactttctttatttcttaaaaacatatctacaatgtagtgttttacattgtctggatcgagtttgaacatcgacatcttatgcggagacaagaatgagtatttatttgacagtttcctcgtgcacacgaccttctcgtacaaaaaccttcaatgaaaattttaaactagattaattaccaatacatttaattaattacaaataaatgcaattaaaagtattttttaccttatgtacaagctgattacagtaacactcagctccttatgttcgagaagatcgtacatttgctccttttcgaggtactcaatatactcatctccaaagatgtcttgattcatttgtacaatgggcgaatcgttgctgctgcccatgttcctttttatgtgcattttagagcgcttgcataaaaaagcgctctaaaatgcacacccataactcatatatgggttgacatattacagcgctttctcaaaaaagcgctgtaaaatgtgcataacaagcgcgcgttgtatttacatgttttatagcgcttttttaaaagcgctgttgtatcatttacagcgctcgtttccacagcgcttatttttttgaaaaagcgctgtaaatggcttaaaaaaagcgttgtaaaagccattttttcgcgtagtgtataTAGTGTTTGCGATACATACATACCCTAgatgtttcaatcaattttgctactgattttttaaacaatatggTAGCATTCCAATCAACTATAACAAAAGTGGTAGAATTAGTTGTGTCAATTACACGAAGTTTAATTATATAGTGatgaaaaatattcataatatatttgttaCATTTTGCACAATAATACATGTGCTCACAATAATACACGATCTACGTGTACCACGAGTTGTCTATGTCAACGATATATTTTACGGTGTCTGTGACGATAAAAGATGACTtcaaacaataatataaattacaaatatatatattcaattgaAAATGACAACAACACAAAATTAGATCATAATTATgtgttttaattaaatagactataagtaaaaaaatatgttatagaTAAATAATAGACTAATAATTAGTGATAAAGAATCATAAAAAACGTGTCTATATTAACATTTTCCAATTATTTATGGAAAATGTTAATATGCAAAATAAATGATAGTTATGCTATATTTAATGTCATATATAGAAGATAGTgatcaatttcttttcattttaatatatacaaatattttttaattaaattgtaatcaATTGATTAAGCATTTTCTACTTTtagtttaatttgatttaatatgttttaataTGAATCAATTGATctcatttattttgtttattttgttattattgaattaattaatctatacataataaaattatttatcacgTCGCactcttttaaaattttcattgttttattCGGAGTATGTTTGAGGAATTCTTCTTTTTCACTCATCGTTGATGGATTTTGTATATAACAAATATCATGCGACggataatattttttcaatcatcctataaatattaatgataaatagtaaatattattaataaatatttagtgttaaaatatgttaaatataaTCTATTCTCCGGTAAAGATATTTTTTGTGAGAATTTTAACACAGTAATAAGTGATAAGATTGtatgatttttaatattaaacaaaCACAATATTATTTGTGATTATTCTAAGggtaatttatttcttataaatatttgtatgtCTTATAAATTTAAGGTCAAtgcaatatatcaataatagtcattaaaaattaaaaaatataataatataacaatGACGATGACGATGAAATTTTATATCTCATTAGTAGGAACGAATGAATTAAGTTCGTCGGCATATTGACcaaataatgtaattttaaacttgaatatgaaaatatacataaaagatataaagatatatataatatataattaaaataatacgtgaaaaaaatatataattaatatattattaaaataatatagatatATTGTATATGTTCattgagaaaaaatattataaacgtTACgtaaatattaacaaattatatagTCATAATATAAATGCTTACTCATCTTCTATGACAACTATTCTAGGTTAGTCCTTAATTTATCTCATACTCTTTCTGAATTCTAACACTCATCAAAATGACTATGAgatcttgaagaaaaaaaactaacatgATTAAGCGTAgacaaaatatattgaatagtATATCATACAAAAAGTTATACTTGATAATTATGATTAAcaataaaaggaaatatttgGTATTGACCAGCTAAAAAGTCGGTATCATAATCACCTGAAAAAATCTCAGCATAGTTGGAAATAGGATAAATGTTGGAAGGAAATACTAAAAAGTTAACTTATACTCATGGATTAGCCATATAATAGACATGACCCTCTTGTGTGTACTTTTTGAACTTGTAAATCAACATTATATGCATAGTTGCATGTATTCTATTAGcctgtaaaaaaaatttgtcaattaataacttaaatttAAAGCATAtgtgaaatttaattaaaaaaattaagcatacgacaaatataaacaatataacttatatttttttttaatcttagaaGATATGGTAAATTTCACCATAATTAACTTGCACAAATGCGAGGTCTGAGGTTTAAATCCAAAACAAGACgtccaacctaacaatatcaGTATTTGTCAGTTGAGTTAGAAATTAAAGACTAACCGAGAAACTCTTTAGCTTAtgaaatttatcatatatattttttaaaatttattatattttttaaaatttcttaaaaacaaacCCCTTCTGCatataaattatcttttaaatttattaaaaacaaaatttaacaaGCACATAGTACATACATTTGAGTCCATGAGAATCATGTCAAGCCAAAATGGAGGTTTGTCACACGCAATATCCTTGACAAATCATAGTCATACCACACGAAGATTCAGACTccttaattattttgttgtgttgatttcagaaatattattattattgttgtgttCTAGGAGCCAAAAATAGAATTGATGCgaatttgattttatctttggtatgactttttaatatatagaCAAAACTCTACAACATCGACTTCTTAATATATAGACAAAAGTCTATGATATTTAGATTAAGACAATTATTACAAATGATACTATAACCGATCTAAGTTAAGTCCAAATACGATTTCAATCTATTTACTATGGCTGATAAATTATAGACACCCTTTTTTGAGTGCTAGATCGATTCAAAAGCCTACGACATTTAATTAGCTCTTTTTGATACTATATCATGAAATACAATTTCCAAAAACTAATgcaaatataaatgaaaactattcaaaaatatttgtcagTATTACACTATAAAATTAACTGATTTTCAACATCTAGGTCTTAATTGATAATATGTCTTAAGTCTTAACAATcgattataatattttcttttaacagatttattattaatactaattattactatttataagtcttaatatgtttttaattataatattacttttttcCTAATTATGACTTTATTTGCCTTTTTGTCAACTTCCCTCGTTGATTGATCGTTAAATGTGAATATTCCAATGTTAAAGTATTAAATATTAGTTGATATATTTTCATGTCACGTGtattatatatgtcattttataaGACAATTATTTATAGTGTAGATGTACATGTAGATATTTACTATTAGTTGTAAggaaataatttacaataaataaaagtattttaataacctaaaaaaaatatattttagagtgCATTTGGAAgaagtaattaaatatttttaagaagaTTAGAATTTTAGGCAATTCAAATGctttaattaaattctttttaattttaaattttgttgtttggaTAAATGAATTGGTGTTTTAAAATTgggttatttttatattttttaaaagttttgaggcaaaaatgaaaattaaatttatgtcaaaacttaattttaaaaaagttgagagattatttcataatttttaaggGCCAATTTGCAAAATTCGAAAAAGTACAGGgatcaatttgaaaaaattataatataaggactaccacaacaagaaaacaagccatttgtgagggcttttaccctcacaaatggctataatcagccacaaatacaacttttgtgagggcttttggcagccacaaaggagctggtcacaaaattttgtgagggcttttgcagccacaaagtgctaGAAACAGATtgaaatttgtgagggcttttgcagccacaaaagacagcactttgtgagggcttttgcagccacaaagtgctaGAAACAgattgacatttgtgagggcttttgcagccacaaagtgctaGAAACAgattgacatttgtgagggcttttgcagccacaaagtgctaGAAACAgattgacatttgtgagggcttttgcagccacaaagtgctaGAAACAGATTgacttaggccgccacaaatgacatcccgtttaaagtattttgtgacggcttaggccgccacaaatgacatCCCGTTTAAGTATTTTGTgacggcttaggccgccacaaatgacatcccgtttaaagtattttgtgacggcttaggccgccacaaagtattacgtatattaaaaaattaatttttttaaattcaaaattaattctgtattataattttatatataataaattaatataaatttaaaatttatatttaaattgtaattaaattaaaattataattaaattataattataattaaatttaaaatataatatcattataaaataaatttaatatataataaactaatctgaatataattaaaaattaaaattaaatttaaaataaaatatttaaattataattataattaaagattaatttaaattacaaataaaaaaaattaaaattaaaattaaattaaaatttaaataaaattaaatattaaaataaaaataaatattatatataaaaatataatattaataataattaaattaattaccacaaaatcaaataaaacatgcattccaaaattaacaaataatgtcttacatacccaaaatttataaataatgtcttacaaacgcaaaattaaacacacaataattaactaagacaacataattaatatgtgttcatacaacccaaaaataaattatgaaattattcagatgacatcaatcctcataataattcctctgatcagctccactcacaccatcattatttcctgcCATGCCCGACGaaagaagtccctcaaaagtattatgaatttgtgttggaggagacatcatggtttgaaattgaatttcatcttcaatggcaccaccactagtcgaatgAGGAGCCctagctggttgaggttgatttaaatctggtctgatcaacccagctgttggcatagttggtcggtatgcagtttgatgatctggttgaggttgaggaattTGATGTGAAGAGGACGGAACATAcggataattatgaaaatattgttgttgttgaaacatTGGCGGCTGCTGCTGTACttgctggaaggcagagttcggaggatcctggtgttgctgttggaaatttggaggcggttgctgctgctgggagtattgagagtaattttgttgctgctggaatagtggttgttgaggcaagtattgaggccgaggcgggaactgctgatgaaacacaggaggaaatgaaaattgttgttgttgaaattgttgttgttgctgctgaaactgctgctgctgctcttgaaacttttgtttccactcctcattcaatttatcaattgcggcttgtatcagctgttgtgtcttttcttcttgctcacttgcccattgcttctttaactggtcaagatcattatctatcgacggacgatgagatcgatccgtactagcataagaagaagacgtctcagtctgaatatagccggttggacctttcttaaaggttgatgataaactaccggcacccagcacacgccctttgtacttgccaccactgatgtgcataaaacttgcggtctcatattgtttccgctgcactggaccagctcgctgagcaggaggaagagtagcttgatgatcatcccattctttcatgatttgttgaagttgttcctatattaaaaataaaaaaataaaatagttaataattaatatataataatttataggtctaattaatatataacaattaatatataataattacctgaatattttttgataattcatcagtatactcatttgtttcaggattaacatgaagatagcgatgtatctcagcctgagtgacctcccttccaagttgcttttcctaaaatattaaattaatgtcaagtttataagttggtgaaatgtgatgattaattgaatataaattaatagatatatattataaataataataaattaccatataatatttaatttctccagcagacatggaacctcccttatgagtactggtacccctctcagatgctctattagtctttgctttttctctcttctgtttgtaagcatctgtgttccatttcctccacaaagcagtccaaacattttcaccaatccaattaggccgtttttcctcccccttattacgtgcgtaagccaacatagatgagagacgctttgaaaagcgatggtcaaatgaagccaaaactgcggcatcatgctctcttttccaagtgcatttggtctgttgtttgttgaaatttaaaaaatattaaaaatataattagtaattcagtaaattaatcaaatgtataaataaatagtaattaaataaattaatctaatgacttactttgaaacaatgtaaaaactgatcaacttccctaatttgaggtgtcttatcctcttttatctcaccccaagacaaccatggttttttatatttctcttgtatgacttcagcaattgcctttgcagatgatttaaaaggaagatatcttcaaagtttatatgcaaattaaatataaaaataaattaataaaattaataatgtatttacattgcaataataatgaaatatttaatcaatcatagtttacatacccatctccttctggaatgatgacaatgcggttgtagcaatcaacacatccgggatccattatttcgtctaaggtataaggctctactgggacctccggatatagaggaatagctccaccactagtaccaatggacggcatcggcatgagagatgggtcattaacaacacgtttagcaacttttttcttaccacgtgatgttttggatattcctcgt
It contains:
- the LOC140919364 gene encoding uncharacterized protein produces the protein MPVVGNFTLAEKRGEKQLGREVTQAEIHRYLHVNPETNEYTDELSKNIQEQLQQIMKEWDDHQATLPPAQRAGPVQRKQYETASFMHISGGKYKGRVLGAGSLSSTFKKGPTGYIQTETSSSYASTDRSHRPSIDNDLDQLKKQWASEQEEKTQQLIQAAIDKLNEEWKQKFQEQQQQFQQQQQQFQQQQFSFPPVFHQQFPPRPQYLPQQPLFQQQQNYSQYSQQQQPPPNFQQQHQDPPNSAFQQVQQQPPMFQQQQYFHNYPYVPSSSHQIPQPQPDHQTAYRPTMPTAGLIRPDLNQPQPARAPHSTSGGAIEDEIQFQTMMSPPTQIHNTFEGLLSSGMAGNNDGVSGADQRNYYED